The DNA sequence TGATCACCGCGCGCAAGCTGGCCGAGCGGATGTGAGCACACCCGGCCCGGCCGCGCGGCCGGGCCGGGTGTGCTCAGCGCAGCCGCACCGTCGGCTCGGTGGGCGACGCCGCGGCCAGGTGGGTGTGGAACCACTCGACCAGTGCGCGGTCGGCCAGGACGTTGCCGGGCGCCGGCGGTCCCGGCTGCAGTCCGGGCTCGGGGCCCATGGTGTGGGCGAGGTCGGGCACCTCGATGTGGCGCAGAGCCTCGGCGGGGTAGTTCTCGGCGAGCGCGTCGTGCAGGGCACGGCCGCTCTCCGGGGCGACGACGTCGTCCTGTTGGCCGCTGACGACCAGCAGCGGCGGCTGGGGGCGGCGCGCGGCGATGTCGTTCGCGCGGGCGGTGAAGTCGAGCCAGGCGGCGACTTCGCGGGAGGTGTCGTTCCAGGCGTAGGGGATGCCCAGGCGCCGCTCACGGGCCGCCAGCACCGCCCGCGGGTCGATGACGGGGTTGACCACGCCGGCCGCCGAGATCGGCAGTCGGCTCTCGATCAGGGCGAGCAGCGCAGCCGCGCCGCCCGCGCCCACGCCCATCAGGCCCACGTGGGAGTCGGCCACGGGGAACTGCTCGCGAAGGTCGGCCGCCGCCCGCGACAGCTCGGCCGCGGCCTGCTCGACGACGGGCCCGTAAAGCTCGATCAGGTAGTCCGACTGGCCGCGGCGGTTGACCTCGGCGACGCCGCCTTCGGGCAGGCGCGCGCCGAACATCGGCAGGCCCAGGTAGAACCGCCAGGCGGGCAGGGACGCCAGCGGCAGGGTGCCGGCCAGCGCGGTCTCGCTGCGCGGCGGCTCGAACGCGTGCAGCGCGATGATCATCGGGGCCGGGTCGGCGGCGACCGCGGGCGGGATGGCGAGGTAGGGGATGCCGGCGGCGGTGCCGGTGGTCGGCAGGGCGGGGGTGGCAGGGGTGGCGGAGGCACTGTCTGCTCGCACTGAAGGCTCCTCCCGTATTCGGACGCCGAAAGCCGTCGTGGCGATCTGGACCGACCTCATTCGTGCTGAGCGTGTATGTTGCAGCCTAATTCAGCCGAAGTGGTGGCCGAGGTAGTTCCGTACCAGCAGCTTCGCCTCCTCGATCAGGCGCGGATCGCCCTCGGCGTCGCTGCGGAACGCCAGTTTGAGGACCGCGTCGGCGGCCTCGACGGCCACCAGGACCGCCCGGTCGAGTTCCTCACTCTCACCGGCACCGCCGACCGAGGTGAGCAGTTGGCGGACCCGGGTGGCGATCACCCGGTTGTTGTCCGCTCCGGAGTCGAGCAGCCGGGTGTCGACGACGTCGCCGAAGTGCAGGCTGCGGAAGCCGGGGACGGTGCGGTGCATCGCCAGGTACTCGTCGATGATGGCATCGGCCGCCTGGGTCCAGTGCTCGCGGTCGCCCTCGGCGAGGCGCTCGCGCACCCGTGCGGTGAACAGGTCGACATAGCGCAGCCCGAGTGCCTGGGTGATGGCCCGCTTGTCCGGGAAGAACTGGTAGACCGAGCCGATGGCCACGCCCGCGCGTTCGGCGATGCGGGTGGTGGACAGGGCGCTGTAGCCGGCCTCGTCGAGCAGTTCGGCGCAGGCGTCGAGCATGCGCTGCACGCGGACCATGCTGCGGTGCTGGGCCGGGAGCCTGCGCAGCGGGGCGTGGGCGAGGGAGGAGCCGGCGGTCGGCGGGGTTCGGCCGTCTCCGGCGGGTCGGCCGCCTTCGTTTCGCCCGTCGCCTCCCGGCGGCGGTGGCGCGCAGGTCGCGCCGCGTGTGGAAGTCTTCATCACGCCCCCTCTGACTCGGCCCCGTGCTCGCACGGTTCCCATTCAATGCCGACGGCGGGACCGTGATCGGCCGTCTGACCGCATACGGCCACCTCCCGAGCGGCCGCGGCGGCGAGTCGGGAGGCCGCCGCGGCCGCCGCGGCGCGGGGCGTCGGTACGGGTGCGGTGCGGCGAATCGGCACCGATTGCGGTGGGGCCGCCTTGGAGTGCGGCCGGTACCTGACTAGCGTCACCGGAATGGAACTCCCCGCACTCGCCTCCGACGTCGAGGCGTTCATCCGAGAACTCCCCAAAGTCGAACTCCACGTGCACCTGGAAGGCTCCATGCAGCCGGCGACGCTGCTGGAGCTGGCCCGCAAGCACGGGGTCTCCGGTGTCCCCGCATCCCTGGACGAGGTCCGCGACTGGTACGCCTTCCGTGATTTCCCGCACTTCATCGAGGTGTACCTGGCCTCGGTGCACACCCTCGTCGACGAAGAGGACTTCGCCCTGCTGGCCGCGGACGTCGCCGCCCGGCTGGCTGCGCAGAACGTGCGCTACGCCGAGGTCTGCGTGAGCCTCTACGCCCATCTGATGCGCGGTGTGTCCGCCCGCACCGTCTTCGCGGGCATCGAGTCGGCGCGCGTGGAGGCCGAGCGCCGGCACGGCATCCGGCTGCGCTGGATCCCCGACTTCCCCGGCGACTACGGGGTGCACACCGGCGAGCAGACCCTGGACGCGGTGCTGGCCGAGGGGCCCGACAGCGTCGTCGGGTTCGGCGTCGGCGGGGTCGAGGTGCCCTTCGGCCCGATGACCGAGCTGTTCGCGCGCGCCCGGGCGGCGGGGCTGCGCAGCCTGCCGCACGCGGGGGAGATCGGCGGGCCGGAGCGGGTGCGCGAGGCGCTGGACCTGCTGCGGGCCGAGCGCATCGGTCACGGCATCGACAGCATGCGCGATCCCGAGCTCGTCGCGCGTCTGCGCGAGGAGCGAGTGCCGCTGGACGTCGCGCCGACCTCCAACCTGCGCACCGGCGCCGTCGGCGATATCTGGGAGCACCCGCTGCCGCGGATGCTGGAGGCGGGCCTGCTGGTGACGCTGAACAGCGACGACCCGCCGATGTTCGGCACCGACCTGACCAACGAGTACCGCACGGCCGCACAGCTGGGGCTGGGCGCCCAGGGGCTGGCGGGGCTGGCCCGCAACGGGGTGGCGGCCTCCTACCTGGAGGATCCGGTCAAGGAGGTGCTGATCGAGGAGATCGACACGGTGCTGGCCGGCCACGTCCACACGCTGTAGGGGCGCGGGGCGGCCGGCGGCCGGGCCGGGGGCCGCGTTCCTGCGGAGCCCGGCCCGGCCGCCGGAACCGGGGCCGCGGTGGGTCGGAACGCCTCAGCCGGCCTCGACGGAGTCCTCTTCGCCGTCCTGCTCGCCGGAGGGCGTCGGGGTCAGCTGGACGCCGCCGCACTGGGAGCGGTAGCCCTCCCAGGTCGCGCGCGCGTTCTCGGCCGCCGTCCCCTCGTAGAGCACGGGCACGCCGCCCTGGATCCGGCCCGGCTGCCACTTGTCTCCGACCACCTCGCCGTTCTGGAACGTGAGCTCGAGGACGCCGGTCTGGGCGGTGGGGCCGCTGTAGTTGTAGAAGGCGAAGTTGCCCAGCCCGTAGTGGACGTAGGAGCCGCCCAGGTAGCCGCCGGGGGAGAGCACGTGGGCGTGCCCGCCGACGACCGCGTCGGATCCGGCGTCGACCAGGGCCTGGGCCAGGCCGGGCGCGTGCGGCTTGGGGCAGTGGTCGCCCTCCAGGCCCCAGTGCAGGTAGGTGATGACGGTGTCGGCCTGCTCGGCGGCCGCCGAAACCGCCTCGACCAGCCGGCTCTGCATCTCGAACTTGGACGAGGCGAGTCCGGGCTTGTCCGGTCCCGCCGTCCAAGCGGGGATGAGGTTGTCGTTGAGCACGTCGGTGGCGCCGATGACCGCCACCTTGCCGCCTTCGGTGTCGAAGATGTGCGGCGCGTACGCCTCCTCGGCATTCTGGCCGGCGCCCACGACGGGGAATCCGGCCTCCTCGGCGTTGGCCAGGGTGTCCTGCAGGCCGTCGGCGCTGTAGTCCATGCCGTGGTTGTTGGCGACCGTGGCCACGTCGACTCCGGCCGAGTCCAGCGCGGTGTAGGCGCTCGCCGGTGCACGGAACAGGAACTGCTTGCCGGGTGCGGGCGTGCCGCCGCCGGTGACGGCGGTCTCCAGGTTCACCACCGAGAGGTCGGCGGCCGAGAGCGTCTCGGAGATCTGCCCGAGGGCGGTGGCGGGGTCGGCCTCCAGGCGCTGTGCCAGCACTCCCTCGAAGTGCACGTCGCCGCCGATGGCGACGGTGATGGGTGCGCGGTCCTCGGGTGTCGGCGAGGGCGAGGCGCTTTCGGAGGGCGATTCGCCGCCGGCGGCCTGTCCGGTCTCCTCGGGCTCGGCGGAGCCCCCCGAGGAGCAGGAGGCCAGCACGGCGAGCACGGCCAACGCGGCGCCGGCGCGCAGCGATGGGAGGAAGTAACGGGTCGGGGTGGAGGAGTCGTGGGTCATCGAAGCTCCAGTAGGAGGCAAGAGCGGTAGTGCGGGGGTGGGGGTGCCGTCACGGAGCGGGCGTGACCAGCGGGCCGATTCCTCGTCGGGAGAACGGAGCCAAGGGTGAGGATACGGGCCTCAGGCTGCGCGGCCATAGGTGGCGCGCGCATCGGTTCGACTACGGTTCGTGTCTAGATGATTGCCGGGCCGACCGCGCCGCATCGGTGTGGACCTGACCGTTTCGCGGAGTTCCAGGTCAACGGAGGTCCAGGAGATTTTCTAGATTGGATCGTTTTCTTGAGTAGTTCCAGTTTGTGTCTTAGAGTGAGGGCATGGACAACGTCGCCGACGCTCTCCGCTCGGCCGGACTACGGGTCACCGCGGCACGGGTGGCCATCCTGGCGCAGGTCCGGTCCGGCAACCACCTCGACGCCGAGCGCATCGCGCGCGGGGTGCGGGGTGCGCTCGGCCACGTCTCGACCCAGGCCGTCTACGACGGGCTGCACGCGCTGACCAACGCGGGTCTGCTCCGGCGGATCGAGCCGGCCGGATCTCCCGCGCGCTTCGAGTCCCGGGTCGGGGACAACCACCACCACCTGGTCTGCCGCGCCTGCGGCGAGGTCACCGACATCGACTGCGTCGTGGGTGAGGCCCCCTGTGTGGAGCCGTCGAGCACCCACGGCTACGCGATCGACGAGGCCGAGGTGGTGTTCTGGGGCGTCTGTCCGCAATGCCAGGCGCAGGGTGCGGGCTCCGGCGTCGGGCCGCTCGCGCGGGAGAGGGGCGGGCACTGACCCCCGTCCACCGCAGGCCGGCCGCCGCCGCGGATGGCACCGCAGAACCCGGCCCCGCGCCGATCCACGAGGCCGCTTTGAGCATTTTCGAAAGGTGCGAGCAGTGAGCGTTCCCTACAGCACGGACGACGCCGGTCATCCGGCGCCCAGCGACGGACTTTCGCAGTCGGTAGGCCCCAACGGGCCGCTGCTGCTGCAGGACCACTTCCTGATTCAGAAGATGGCCCACTTCAACCGCGAGCGCGTCCCCGAGCGCGTCGTCCATGCCAAGGGCGGGGGCGCCTTCGGCGAGCTGGAGATCACCGAGGACGTCAGCCGGTACACCAAGGCCGACCTGTTCCAGAAGGGCAAGAAGACCCCGCTGCTGCTGCGCTTCTCCACCGTGGCCGGTGAGCTGGGCAGCGCCGACAGCGCCCGCGACCCCCGCGGGTTCGCCATCAAGTTCTACACCGAGCACGGCAACTACGACCTGGTCGGCAACAACACGCCGATCTTCTTCATCCGCGACCCCTCGAAGTTCTCCGACTTCATCCACTCGCAGAAGCGCCGCGCCGACAACCAGCTGCGCGACCACAACATGCAGTGGGACTTCTGGACGCTGAACCCCGAGTCGGCCCACCAGGTGTCGTTCCTGATGACCGACCGCGGTACGCCCAAGACCTGGCGCCACATGAACGGCTACGGCAGCCACACGTTCCTCTGGTACAACGCCGACGGCGAGAAGTTCTGGGTGAAGTACCACTTCAAGACGGACCAGGGGATCGAGAACCTCTCCGCCGACGCCGCCAAGGCGCTGGAGGCCGACGACCCCGACGCCCACCGGCGCGACCTGTGGGAGAGCATCGAGCAGGGCGAGCACCCGAGCTGGACCGTCAAGGTTCAGGTCATGCCTTTCGACGACGCCGTCAACTACCGGATCAACCCGTTCGACCTCACGAAGGTGTGGCCGCACGGCGACTACCCCGAGATCACCGTCGGGAAGATGACGCTGAACCGGAACCCGCAGAACTACTTCGCCGAGATCGAGCAGGCCGCGTTCGAGCCCTCCAACCTGGTTCCCGGCATCGGCGGCAGCCCGGACAAGATGCTGCAGGGGCGGCTGTTCTCCTACCCCGACACCCACCGCTACCGCATCGGGCCGAACTACCTGCAGCTGCCGGTCAACCAGCCCAAGGTCGCGACCCGCAGCTACAACTTCGACGGGCCGATGGCCTACGCGAACAACCAGGACCCGGTGTACGCGCCCAACACGGCGGGCGGCGCGGTCTCGGCCAACGAGCTCTACGAGGGTGACTCCTACCACGTCTCCGGCGAGATCACCCGCTCGGCCTACGAGCTGCACAAGGAGGACGACGACTTCAGCCAGCCGCGTGCGCTGTGGGAGCAGATCCTCACCGAGTCCGAGCGCGCCAGCATGGTGAGCAACATCGTCGGGCACGCCTCGGCCCCCTCGGTCACCGACGACATGAAGAAGCGCGTGGTCGAGTACTGGACCAACGTCCACCCCGACCTCGGCGCCGGCGTGGCCAAGGGCCTGGGCGTGCAGTCCTGAGCCCGCCACCGCGGCGGCCGCTGCGCTGACCGGCTCGGGGACGGTGGCGACACCGTTCCCCCGTCCGGTGGCAGAGCCCGGCCCCGGGCGCGGCACGGGTGACACCGCACGGTGTCGCCCGGGTCCGCGCCCGGGGCCTTGTGCTGTGCGGCGCCCGGCACGGCGTGTCCGGAGCGGACCGCGGCGTTCGGGCGCGGTTCGTGCGGATTGCGGAGTACGGCCCGGTATCTGCCTTTCGCGTCGTTGTCTGTTAAGCCGGTGAAGTCGGCGGAATTGTCTATTCCGGTGGGTGTGCGTGCATTGTGGGGCGGCGCGTCGGCTCTTTCGTGCTCTGCGTTCTCCATCGCCTCTTGTCTGATTTCACCGCATTCCGCGTGCGTTCCGACTCGTTTCCGCTGCGCGTCGACGGACATTTGGTGGGCGTATCGGCCTGCTCGTAGGCTTGATTTCGGGCCTTTGAACAGCCGCTACTTCACTGTGTAGTGGCTCGTGTACATAGTGATTTCCGGTATGGCCGGTTTTTTGAAAAAACCCCGGCCCACCGGACGGGCGACTGCTAGCGTTGTCGGGCAACGGCGCGCAGAGAAACGCTCCACGCCTTTCGTGGAGCCGCGCCGTACGGCGGCCATCGATTCGCAGGCGCATCAAGCGTGCGTCCCGCGGATGGCGCCATCGAACCCTGTTGTCCTTTTCGGGTCGGCGGTTCACTACCCCGCCTTAGGTGACGCCTCGCCCCCGATCGAACGCATTCTCGTGTTCGCGTCAGCGAAAGGTCATGCCTGAACATGCGCAAGCACCTCTACACGTCCGTGTCCGTCTCACTGTTGACCGCCGGTCTGGTCGGCGCGGCCCCGGCGATCGCCTACGCCGGGCCGCAGACCGACGGCTCGGGCGGGATCGCCAGCGGCAACCAGGTCAACGTGCCGGCCGACGTCGAGGCCGAGCTCTGCGGCAACGCCCTCGCCGTCCTGGGCATCTCGAAAGCCGACTGCACCCGCGTCTCGAAGGTGCTCTACGCATCGAGTGAGGAGGGCCAGGCGTCGCCGCAGACCGACGGTTCCGGCGGGATCGCCAGCGGCAACCAGATCAACATCCCCGTCGACGCCGCGCTGGACATCTGCGGCAATTCCACCGCCGTGGGCGGGATCGCCGCGGCCGAATGCAAGACCGTGGTGAAGAAGCTGGCCCAGGAGTCCGAGGACGAGGGCTCGCCGCAGACCGACGGTTCCGGCGGGATCGCCAGCGGCAACCAGATCAACATCCCGATCGACGTGGCCCTCGACGTGTGCGGCAACTCCATCGCGGTGCTGGGTGCCTCCAAGTCCGAGTGCACCACCGTGGTGAACGTCATCGAGAAGTCGCCCGACAACGGGGGCGATTCAGGGGCGCAGACCGACGGCTCCGGCGGAGTCGCCGCCGGCAACCAGGTCGACGTTCCGGTCGACGCCGCCGCCGACATCTGCGGCAACGCGGTCTCGGTGCTGGGTATCGCCAAGGGCGAGTGCCTGGAGACGATCTCCCACGGCGAAAAGCCGGGCGACGACGGCGACAAGCCCGAGAAGCCCGAGGAGGAAGAGCCCGGCGACGACAACGACAAGCCGGAGAACCCCGACGAGGACAAGCCGGGCGACAAGGAGTCCCCCACGCCCGAGCCCTCCACCCGGCCGAGCGGCGACAGCACGCCTGACACCAAGCCGGCGCCCGAGGACGGCGGTGACGACACCAGCGCGACCGGCGGGCTGCCGGTGACCGGCCCCGCTCTGGGCGGCATGGTCGCCGCGGCCGTCGCGGCCGTGGGCGGCGGAGGCGCCGCCATGTACTTCACCCGCCGCCGCAAGGCCGCCGCCGCTGCCGCCGAGGAGTCGACCGGCGCGGAGGGCTGACACGCGCCGATCCGCGCGGTCCCGTCCGCGCGGCCGACGGTGAACGGCTGCGCGCCGCCCCGCACCCGGTCCGGGGCGGCGCGCACCGCATGGTGGGAACGCCGGGTCGGCGGTCCAGCAGGGCCGCCGACCCGGCGTTCCCATGTGCTCGGGCCGGTACTCGGCGCGAGGGCGGCGGCTCCGCCGGAGTCGCCGTGCAGGCGCGTGTCGCAGCAGGTGGGCAAGCCCCACCCGCTGAGGACGGGTGCCGCGGTTCCTATAGCCTCGAAAACGTGCTCCGTGTCCTGCTGTCGCCGCGCATGCTGGCGTTCCACGCGCTGGTGGCGCTCGTCGTGCCCTCGTTCATCTGGCTGGGGTTCTGGCAGCTGGGCCGCTGGGAGGAGAAGTCCGCGGCGGTCGGACTCCAGGAGTCGAACATGGCCGCCGACCCCGTCCCGGTCGAGCGGCTCACCGGCCCGGGCGAGGAGGTCTCCGCCGACGAGCGGTGGCGGCCCGTAACGGCGACCGGGCGCTACGACACCGAGCACGAGTTGGTCGTACGCAACCGCAGCGGCGAAGCGGGTGTCGGCATGCACGTGCTGACACCCCTGGTCACCGACGACGGGACGGCCCTGCTGGTCAACCGCGGCTGGATCGAGCAGCCGCCCACGGCCACCAGCCGCCCCGACGTCCCGCCGCCCCCGCAGGGCCGGGTCGCGGTCACCGGGCGCCTGCAGTACAGCGAGACCGAGGAGAACACCGGCATCCGGGTGCGCGGCGGCCTGCCCGAGGACCAGATCATGCTGGTCGACGTGGACCGGATCGCTGAGAATCTGCCCTACCCCGTCTACGGCGGCTACGCCGAGCTTACCGAGCAGCGCCCGCAGCGCGCCGACCACCCGGACCCCGTCTCGCCGCCCGAGTTCAACACGGGCATGAACCTCTCGTATGCGGTGCAGTGGTGGGTCTTCACCGTGGTCGCCGTCGGCGGCTGGATCTTCTTCATGCGCCGCGAGGTCGCCGACGCGCGCAGCGGAGGGGACGGATCCGCCCCGGGAGGCGGCGAAGATCCGGTCGGCGGCCCCTCGGCCGACGGGCACCCCGCGGCGTCGAGCGCGCCGGGACAGCAGCCGGAGCAGCACCGCGCACCCGAAACCGGACCGGAGCGGCGGGAACCGCAGCACACCGACACCCGGATCTGACAGCGTCACCGGGTGCCGTGCGGGTTGTCCACGGCATAGCGCCAGACACCGTCGTCGCAGCTCCGGACATTTAATGATGACCGAGTCCGGTGCCGTCGGGGGCCATGGGAAATCGGGGAAAGCCGGGAGGCGGCTCGGGTGCGCTGGGCGGCCTTGTGGCCTGCCGGGCGGCGGGCTGTCTGCGGGGAACAGCGGAGGCGACGGTGGCAGCCGGGCCGGGCCTTTGCCCATCGGGCCGGGTGCTCGCCGGTGGCGGCGGGGCGGCTCGGGTGCGCTGGGCGGCCTTGTTGGTCTGCCGGGTGGCGGGTCCCCTGACGGAGAACAGCGGGCACCAAGGACAGCGCAGGGTTCGGTCCGCGGTCGACGGTTCGCGTGCTCGCCGGTGGCGCGCCCGACGAGGGGCGGCGGCGTCGGATGGCCGCACGGGGATCCGCGTGTCCGTTGTGCCGCAGGGCGGTACGCAACCGGGCAAAACCCCCGAACCCGGTCGGGGTGGCGCCCGAAGGCGCACCGAGTCTGTCCGTGGGGCTGGATTCGGCGCCGAATCCAGCCCCACAGACAGACTCGGCGGGATCGGTAGCCACCTATTGCAGGGTTTCTACCAGACAGTGGCCGGAATCCGGTGAAAACCGCGCATTAGATGCGCCGACCGGTCCCCGGAGGACCGAGCGTCGCCCCCCGCTGCCCCGGGCTACCCCCGAGCCCCCGACTCGTCGACCGTGGGCCGAGGCCCTCCGGCGTTTTCGCCGCCGCTTTTCCGTAAGACCACCCGCCGCCCGGCAGGCCGACAAGGCCGCCCAGCGAACCCGAGCCGCCCCGCAACGCGCGCCACCGGCAAGTCCCCGACTCGTCGACCGCAGACCCCGGCCCGCCGCCCTCGGTGCCCGCTGTTCCCCGTCAGGAGACTCGTCGTCCGGCAGGCCGACAAGGCCGCCCAGCGAAACGGAGCCGCCCCGCCGCCCCAGCTCACTCTCTCGGCACACGGAATGCAGGAAAACGGCGCAGTACTTAGGACGCGGCCGCCTGCCTACGTTCGTGGAGGCGCCCGAAGCGCACGGCTGAAAGGATGGCCGCCATGATCGACGACGTGGGCGCCCCCGACATCCACCGCGTGACCCGGCGTTCGGCGGGGCCGGACGAGAGCGCGCATGCCAACCGCGTGTGGTGGGAGCACGCCGCGGACGAGTACCAGGCCGAGCACGGCTCCTTCCTGCGCGACACCGGTTTCGTGTGGGGGCCCGAGGGGGTCGAGGAGGCCGATCTCGGGCTGCTCGGTCCGGTGGAGGAGCTGCGCGGCGCGCGGGTGCTGGAGTTGGGGTGCGGCGCCGGGCAGTGTTCGCGGTGGCTGCGGGCGCAAGGCGTGGCGCAGGTGGTGGGGATCGACGTCTCCCGCCGCCAACTGCAGCACGCCCGCCGGATCGACGAGGAGACCGGCCTGCGGGTGCCGGCCACGCAGGCCGACGTACAGCGTCTGCCGTTCGCCTCCGGCGCCTTCGACCTGGTGTGCTCGGCCTTCGGCGGGCTGCCGTTCGTCCCCGACGCCCGGGCCGCGCTGGCCGAGGCCGCGCGGGTACTGCGTCCGGGCGGGCGGCTGGTGTTCTCGGTGAGCCACCCGATGCGCTGGTGCTTCCCGGACGACCCCGGCGAACGCGGTCTCACCGCCGAGCAGTCCTACTTCGACCGCCGCGCCTACGTCGAGGAGAACGGCGCCGGCAGCGCGGTCTACGTCGAGCACCACCACACCTTCGGTGATTGGATCCGCGCGATCGCGGGAGCCGGGCTCGTGCTGCACGACCTGGCCGAGCCGGAGTGGCCCGAGCACAACCCCGAGACATGGGGCGGCTGGAGCCCGCTTCGCGGCCGCCTGTTCCCGGGCACGGCGGTCTTCTCAGCCGCCAAGCCGTAAGGCCCGCCGCTACTGTGGGAATCGCATTGCCGCACCTGGGAAAGCGGATTAATCTAATCGGCGTTCGGGCCGCTGCGATCGCTCGGACAACCTTGACCGCGTTGAGAAGGGCTCGCCGCGTTGAGCGCACCCGACCCCGCCCGGCTCCACCCGACCACGCGTTCGGACCTGGACAACGTCGTTTTTCTACGCAATCAGGTGACCTCGGAGTTCATCGAGGTCGGGGAGTTCACTTACTACGACGACGAGGGAACGCGCGGACCCTTCGAGTCTGCGAACGTGCTCTACAACTACGGAACGCAGCGTCTGGTGATTGGCAGGTTCTGCGCGATCGGTCCGGGCGTGCGGTTCGTGATGCCCGCCGGTCAGCACCCGATGGCCGGGCCCTCCACCTTTCCGTTCACCATGTTCGGCGGCTCCTGGACCGATAACACGCTGGACACGTTCCTGGCCATTCCCAGCAACGGCGACACCGTTGTGGGCAACGACGTGTGGTTCGGACGTGAGGCGGCCGTATTGCCGGGGGTTTCGGTCGGCGACGGCGCCGTGATCGCCGCTTACAGCGTCGTGGCCTCCGATGTCGAGCCCTACACAGTGGTCGGGGGAAATCCGGCGCAGCCGATCCGGGTCCGCTACGGGCCCGAGGATGTTCGACTACTCCGGGAAGCCCGGTGGTGGGACTGGCCGGTCGAGCTGATCACCCGCCACGCCGCGGAGATCATGGGCGGAACTCCCGCGCGGCTCGCCGAGATCGCGGCCGAGCTGCGAGGCCAGTGACCCGCCCGTCCTGAATGCGGGCGGGCCGGTGCAAGGCGCTCTCAACCTCCGGATCGGCCCAGGAGGCGTTCGGTGGTGGCGCGCAGGGCCGCGGAGTCGATCCCGGTGTCGGCGAGTACCCGGCTCGCGGTCGTCTCCGGTACGCGCAGCACGCCCAGCAGGACGTGTCCGCCGGTTATCGTGGCGTCGCCGGTTGAGACGGTCTCCCGCAGCGACTGCTCCAGGGTCTGCTTGGCCCGCTTGGAGAAGGGGATGTGGCCGCCGTCGGTGCGCAGTATCCGGCGCAGCAGTCCGCGTTTGCGGGTTCGGCCCTCTTCGCCGCCTCCTCCGGTCGCGACGCCTGCGGGCTCCCTCTCGGCGACCGGTGCCGGGGACAGCCGCACCACCGTGTCGCGCAGCGCGTCGGCGACAGCGCCGTGCTCGCGCAGCGCCCGGCTGC is a window from the Streptomonospora litoralis genome containing:
- a CDS encoding class I SAM-dependent methyltransferase, whose translation is MIDDVGAPDIHRVTRRSAGPDESAHANRVWWEHAADEYQAEHGSFLRDTGFVWGPEGVEEADLGLLGPVEELRGARVLELGCGAGQCSRWLRAQGVAQVVGIDVSRRQLQHARRIDEETGLRVPATQADVQRLPFASGAFDLVCSAFGGLPFVPDARAALAEAARVLRPGGRLVFSVSHPMRWCFPDDPGERGLTAEQSYFDRRAYVEENGAGSAVYVEHHHTFGDWIRAIAGAGLVLHDLAEPEWPEHNPETWGGWSPLRGRLFPGTAVFSAAKP
- a CDS encoding CatB-related O-acetyltransferase, translating into MSAPDPARLHPTTRSDLDNVVFLRNQVTSEFIEVGEFTYYDDEGTRGPFESANVLYNYGTQRLVIGRFCAIGPGVRFVMPAGQHPMAGPSTFPFTMFGGSWTDNTLDTFLAIPSNGDTVVGNDVWFGREAAVLPGVSVGDGAVIAAYSVVASDVEPYTVVGGNPAQPIRVRYGPEDVRLLREARWWDWPVELITRHAAEIMGGTPARLAEIAAELRGQ
- a CDS encoding Clp protease N-terminal domain-containing protein produces the protein MVRLSPAPVAEREPAGVATGGGGEEGRTRKRGLLRRILRTDGGHIPFSKRAKQTLEQSLRETVSTGDATITGGHVLLGVLRVPETTASRVLADTGIDSAALRATTERLLGRSGG